The genomic stretch AATGTTGAAGATCTGGTGCAAACTGGTGGTGAGGTTTCTCATACACCGATGTCTACCGGTTATTAACCAAAAGTGGTGGGTGTTTTATCTTTGGCGTCTTTTACCAAATTTGTCCCAAAAGGTGGTTGCCTCCCTACAGAAGAGGCCCCAGAAGGCGCAAGACGGCCTGTAAAGCGCGCTCTTTCAAAGGCCGCTTTTGCCAGTAATCCAAAGACATCTCTTCGCTAAGGGAGAATGTTTTGAGCATATCTTTTTTAATATCACCTATCGCCGGTACCCCGCAAAGCAGCACTGCGTTTTCGAAGTGAAGATAAAAACTTCTGTAATCCATATTGATAGTACCGATAACCGCCACTTCATCATCACTGAGGATAGTTTTGGCATGTATATATCCGGGAGTGTATTCGTAAATCCTTACTCCTGCAGCTAAAAGCCTCTTATAATTTGATTGGGTTACTTTATGAACATACCATTTATCGTAGTTTTTTGGAGTTATGATTCTCACATCTACACCACTGTGGGCCGCAGAGCACAACTCCCTTACCATTGTCTCCTCTATCACCAGGTAAGGAGTCATGATATACACATACTTATTTGCATTTCCAATAATCTGATGATACACACCTTCGGCAGGATTGTGGGGTATGGTAACGGGGCCATCACTGAAAGGCTGATAAAAACCATCACCCCTGACAACCGATTGAGGCCGGTATTTTTCATAATCTTCGGAAACTCCACTCTGTGTTTTCCACATCTGCAGGAATATCATACACAAGCTAAAAACCGCATCACCCTGGAGCCTGATGCCGGTATCTTTCCAGTGCCCAAACCGCGGATACAGATTAGCATACTCATCTGCCAGATTAACACCACCGGTGTATCCGATAGTTCCATCAATTACCACGATTTTCTGATGATTTCTGTAATTGAGGTAAGGTCTTGAGAGGAATTTGTGAACCGGATTGAACGCAACAGCATCTATCCCATATTTTTTGAGTTCTGTTATAAAGTCCCTGGAGACAGTCATAATACTGCCAAGGTCATCAAACATAACTCTTATCTCCACACCGGCAGCAACTTTTTCCTTTAGAATATCAAAAAATGAAGACCAGAGCTTTCCCTGCTGAATAATAAAATAGGAGATGAAGATGAAGGATTTTGCA from Chitinispirillum alkaliphilum encodes the following:
- a CDS encoding Cardiolipin synthetase, encoding MLLVGVAVVLQLTTVALLSVFLRQNYLYLFLIFELLAIIEVISIISKNQSSAFSTSWIVIILVSPVFGYLLYLLWGKTRARYRRSWNIKQSGMKKLTTYHNDKSARNTVFTAHPRSQRIIRYLENEGFPLYQHASCKYFDSGELLFEEMLKDIRDAKSFIFISYFIIQQGKLWSSFFDILKEKVAAGVEIRVMFDDLGSIMTVSRDFITELKKYGIDAVAFNPVHKFLSRPYLNYRNHQKIVVIDGTIGYTGGVNLADEYANLYPRFGHWKDTGIRLQGDAVFSLCMIFLQMWKTQSGVSEDYEKYRPQSVVRGDGFYQPFSDGPVTIPHNPAEGVYHQIIGNANKYVYIMTPYLVIEETMVRELCSAAHSGVDVRIITPKNYDKWYVHKVTQSNYKRLLAAGVRIYEYTPGYIHAKTILSDDEVAVIGTINMDYRSFYLHFENAVLLCGVPAIGDIKKDMLKTFSLSEEMSLDYWQKRPLKERALQAVLRLLGPLL